Part of the Acidobacteriota bacterium genome is shown below.
CAAAGAGCCTTCGTCCACCAGCCAGCGCAGATAGTCGGTGCCGGTGGCCAGAGCGTAGGCCAGCTCCTCCACCGCCGAGGCTCCGGCGTCGTGGTAGGGCCGGGTCGAGACCAGCGCCGCTCGCAGGCGGGGGTTCTCAGGGCTGGAGCTCGTGGAGCTGGTCCAAGACGCCAGCTCCCGCAACTGTCCCGCCGCCTCGCCAAGGGATCCCGGCAGCCGGCCTTCGGCAGCCAAGGTCCCCAGCGCATCCGCACCCAAGCAGCCACTCAGCTCTTCCTCCGCTACGCCGCGGCGCTTCGCCAGCGCCCGCAACGCCGCTGCAGCCGCCAACGTCCCCGCCCCCGGCTCCAGGTACACCCGCTGGTTTGCGAGGTCGACGCCGGCGAGGGCCTGCTCTAGATCCCCGAGTCGGTGGATCGCCGCACCGTCCCAACCCACCTCGTCGCAGCACCGCTCCTTCGCCGCCGCCACCGGATCCAGTCCCTGGCGGAACGCCTGATCGAAGCGCAGCCAGACGCCGTCCAGGCCCCGGCCGGCAGTGGCCTCCAGAGCTTGGGAGACCTGCTCCGCCGACGGCCCCAACAGCTGCTGAACCGTGCGCCAATGACCGGTGAGGGATTGACGGCCCGGCAGCGTTCCGGAGTGGCTGTTCTCGGCGGTGTAGAGGGGCTCGACGGTGAGTCCCTCGAGGGTACGAGTAGCTAGGGCGCGGTGAACGTCGGCACCGCCCAGGGCCTTCTCGACCTTGCGGCGCCAGTGTTCATAGCCCGAGCCGCCATAGCTCGGGTGTTCGTCGGTTGTGGGACGAGAGCTCACGATGGACTCCTCCCCGCTCCAAAACCCTGAGTCCGACTGAGGGAGCGGCGGATCAGTCTCGGAGTAGGTGACGGGCGATGACCAGCCGCTGCATCTCGCTGGTGCCCTCGTAAATGGTGGTCACGCGCACGTCGCGGTATAGACGGGCGATCTCGTACTCTTCACAGAAACCGTTGCCGCCGTGGATCTGCAATGCCGCGGCGGTGGCCCGGTTGGCGGCCTCGCTGGCGTAGACCTTGGCCTCGGAGGCTAAGCGTCCAGCCCGGGAGCTGCCCTCCGGCAGGCTGGCGGCATACTGGGTCAGGGTGCGCGCCGCCGCCAGCTCGGTGGCGATGTTGGCGATGGAAAACTGAATCGCCTGATGCTTCGCGATGGGTACGTCGAATTGCACCCGCTCCTTGGCGTATTCCACTGCCAGCTCCAGGGCCCTCTGGTGGATGCCCACGGATTGGGCGGCGATGCCCAGCCGGGAATGGTCGAGGGTCGCCAGGGCGACGTTCATCCCCTTGTTCAGCTTCCCCACCAGGTAGTGGTCGGGGATTCGCACGCCGGTGAGATAGATGGGCGCGGTGCGCGACGAGCGCAGGCCCAGCTTCTCCTCCGGCGTACCGACGCTGAAACCCTCGGCGTCAGCGGGCACCACGAAGGCGCTGATGCCCCGCTTCCCCGCCTCCGGATCGGTCTTGGCCAGCACGACGAAGTAGCGCGCGAATCCGGCGTTGGTGATCCACGCCTTCTCGCCGTCCAGCACCCAGGAGTCGCCGTCCTTGCGAGCGGTGGTGCGCATGGCGCCGGCGTCGCTGCCGGAACCCGGCTCGGTGAGGCCGAAGCCGCCGATGCACTCGCCGGAGGCTAGCTCCTCGAGGATGGTGCTCTTGACCTCCTCGGTGGCGAATTGGGCCAGCGGCCAGCAGCACACCGAGTTGGTGACGCTCATGGTCACCGACACCGACGGCGAGACCCGCGCCAGCTCCTCCACCGCCATGCAGTAGGTCAGCGGATCGAGCCCGGCACCGCCGTACTCCTCCGGCACCATCATCCCCAGCATCCCCAGCTCGCCGAGCTCGGTGATGATCTCTTCGGGGAACTCGTGGTCGACGTCGCGCTGCCGCTCGCCGGGCTGGATGCGCTCCTCGGCGAAGCGCCGCACCTGCTCGCGGATCAGCTCCTGATCTTCGGAGAAGGAGAAGTCAATCCCCGGCTCCGCTGCTTCCAGGACCTCGGTCATGGTCCCTCCTCAGCTCTTGTTGAGCACCCAGTCGGAGATCACCATGCGGTGGATCTCGCTGGTGCCCTCGTAGATCTCGGTGATGCGGGCGTCGCGGAAGTAGCGCTCGACGTTGTAATCCTTGGTGTAGCCGTAGCCGCCGTGGATCTGCAGCGCCTTGTTGGTCACCCGCTGGGCCATCTCCGCCGCGTACAGCTTGGCGTGGGCCGCCTCCAGGGTGTAGCGCCGCTGGTTGGTCTTGGCCCAGGCAGCCTTCCAGGTCAGCAGCCGGGCGGCATCGAGCTCGGTGGCCATGTCCGCCAGGTAGAACTGAATGGCCTGGAAGTCGCTCAGCGAGTGGCCGAATTGCTCGCGCTCTTTGGCGTAGGTCACCGCCTCCTCGAAGGCCCCTTGAGCGATGCCCACGGCCTGCGCCGCGATGCCCACCCGGCCCCCGTCGAGGGTGCCCATGGCGACCTTGAAGCCCTCACCCTCCTCACCCAAACGCCAGGCGGCGGGAACCCGCATGTCCTCGAAGGCCAGCTCGGTAGTGCCGGAGGCGTTGACCCCGAGCTTGAACTCGTGGCCGCCGTGGCTATACCCCTCGGTATCCGCCGGCACCAAGAAGGCAGTGATGCCCTTGTGCCTTTTCTCCGGGTCGACGGTGGCGAAGACCAGTGCGATATCGGCGTCGGTGCCGTTGGTGATGAAGACCTTGTTGCCGTTGAGGATGTAGTCATCCCCATCCTTCTTCGCCGTCGTCCGCAACGCCGCCGCGTCGGAACCGGCGCCGGGCTCGGTGAGGGCGAAGCAGCCCAACTTCTCGCCGCTGGCCATGGGCTTGAGGAATTGCTCCTTCTGCGCGTCGTTGCCGAAGCGCAGCACCGGATCGCAGACCAGCGAGTTGTTCACCGACAGGATCACGCCGCTGGAAGCGCACACCCGGCTGATCTCCTCGATCACCAGGCAGTAGGAGACCATGTCCATCCCCGACCCACCCCATTCCTCGGGCACGTAGACGCCGGTCAGGCCCATCTCCCCGGCCTGATGGAAGAAGTCCTTCGGGAACTCCCCACTCTCGTCAATCTCCTTCGCCCGCGGCTTCACCACCTCTTCCGCAAAGCGCCGCACCTCGTCCTTGAGCAGCTGCTGCTCCTCGGTCAATTCGATCTGCATGGTCTCGTATCCTTCCTGGTCAACCGGCCACCGGCACCTCGTCAGGCACCCCGGCCGTAGAGTCTTCCTTCCGTCCGCTCCCTCGTCCAAGTGATCCGCAAGGCGAAAATCATGAGGAAGGCCGCGGAGGCGCGGCCTTTGGAATGGTAGCAGGTTTGGGGCGGGAGGAAAGTAAGCTGTGAAGTCTTGACAGTAGGAGCTGCCCTCAAAGCTTCTGCCACCTTCTTTGTCCCTCCTCGCGCCCAACGCGAAGCTAAATCTTGTCCATTGACATTGACCTCGCTGAATCCTAGCGAAGTACAGAGCGAATCCTGAAAAGGCCCCCACAAGGAGCTTCTATCGGAGGGGCACCCGCAAACCGTTTGACACCAGAACAACGATAATGCTATAAACTGCATGTTATGAAATTAAGATACTCTTATCCTCAGTTCGATGCATCTTTGAATTATCGGATTCTCCTGTTACCGATCCAGCCAAAGGAGCGCTTCCGGTGTGCTACCCAAAAATCCTCGTGTCGTCCGGCTCGTTGAGTTCCCGATGCGCGGTGACCGCAAGACCCTTCGGCACGTTTTGCGGCCTATCAAACGGTGCTCTCTAGAGCATCGATCTCACCATCGCAACTCCCTTCGCGCTCGGCTTCGGCCTAGACCGTGATCGAGCCCCGCTCCACGGGAGTTGCGGAAACCTCAACCCTGTATCTAGAGAAGGGAGAAGCTATGACCCGTAAAGACAAAGAAGAACAGATCAAGTCCTGGAAAGAGGGGGAAGCCACCGGTCCCGCCGGTGACATCGAGTTGGATGATTCCGATCTGGAGAACGCCTCCGGTGGCGTACTTGAAGGCACGAATCACAACGGCACCTCGGGCTGCTGTGGCAACACCGAGGGCACTGGTTCCTGCGAGGGCGGTACCTCCGGTTGCTGCGATGACACTCCCGTCATTAGTTAGGCTGCAGAGTGTGGCGGTGCTGAGTCGCCATGCTTGCTGTCCCATGGACCGCGTACCTTGGCATTCTCGGGGTGCGTAGTCCTTTTAACTAAGACGAGCAAAATCTGCCCCCCCCCCCAGGGGGCAGCCTCAATCAACCTTGTATCGACATAAGGAGAAGAAGATGGCTCAGAAAGACAGCGAAGAACAGATCAAGTCCTGGAAAGAAGGGGAAGCTACCGGTCCCGCCGGTGATGTCGAGCTGGATGATTCCGATCTGGAAAATGCCTCCGGTGGCACCGCCATCATCGCGGGCACGAACCACAATGGTACCTCTGGCTGCTGTGGCGATACTGAGGATACCGGATCCTGCGAAGGCGGTACTTCCGGTTGCTGCTGAGGCCCAGTAAGTTATCAAGCGCATCGTTGCTGAGCCTCTGTGCTTGACACCACACAAGCCACGCACCCCGCCTTGCCGGGGTGCGTGGCGCTTCTCTGTAAGTCTGTAAGTAAGAAACCGCCAGGCAGAGCGCCATGACCGCCAAACCCTTTCACACCCCGAATTACTTCCTGGCCCTGAACCTGGAGGAGCGAACACCGCTTGATCGTCCTCCCGCGGTGCGGGACATTGACGAGGCCCGGGGCGAAGCGAGGCTGAACAAGTGGCGCGCCACGCGACCTTTCGAAGATAAGGAGATTCTGGCGGCGCGGCTGGCTGACGATGGCTTGGATGAAGCGGGATTCCGCACGTTGCTGGGCGAGTCGGCGGAGAGTCTGGCGGCGCGGGCGGGTGAGATGCCGTCCTGGATGACGCGTTTCGCCGGAGCTTACGCACCCGATGCGGGCCTGCCCGAACCGCCGGATCCCGACCTCGACCGCTTTGGGGCGACGGGCGGCTTTTTCAACTTGGTACGGCCCCTCTATGCTATGGGTTATCACGAGCTGCAGGCGGGCATCGACGCACTGGCCCGCGCTCATGACGACCTGCCCTTCAACCCCAAGTCAATCGCTAGGACCATGAGTCTGTTTCTGCCCCGGCCGATGCTCAATGCCATGACGCGCACGCTGATCCACGAGATCAACGTGGCTCGTTTGCGCCAGGAGCTCAGCGGTGAGACGGGCGAGGAACGCTTTGCCTGTTTTGTCGCTTCCCTCGAGCGCACGGATGTGCGAGCACGCCTATTCGCGGAGTACCCGGTGCTAGCTCGTAACCTGTTGCGTATGGTCGATTACTGGAAGCGGGCCTGCTTGGAGTTTCTCACCCACCTCAGTCGTGATTGGGCCGATATCCAGACAACCTTCTTCGATGGCCAGTCCCCAGGCCCACTGGCCGAGCTGACCATGGGCGAGGGTGACACCCACCGGGGCGGTCGCACGGTGATCAGTCTACGCTTTCAGTCGGACGACAGACTGATCTACAAGCCTCGTTCCCTAGCGGTGGAGCGCCATTTTCAGAAGCTGCTGACCTGGCTCAACGCGCGCAGTGACCTGCCCGATTTTCGCCCACTTGTTGTGCTTGATCGCGAGGATCGAGGTTGGGTCGAGTTTGCCGAGCACAAAGGCTGCGACACCACCGAGCAGCTGACACGTTTCTATCTGCGCCAGGGCGCCTACCTGGCCCTGCTCTATGCCCTGGAAGCCAACGACTTCCATTCTGAGAACCTAATTGCCTCGGGCGAGCACCCCGTTCTGGTGGACCTGGAATCTCTTTTCCAGCCGCGCCTGCTGGAGGACATACCCGCTGAGAAGCGCCGGGGCATCGGCTATTTTATTGCTTTTTCAGTACTGCGCATCGGTATGTTGCCTCGTCAGAGCAAGCAGGAAGACTACGATGGCAGCGGTCTGGGCCATACCCGTCAGCAATTGAGCCCGGTGCCTATCGTGCGTTGGGACAATGAGGGCACCGACGAGATGAAGGTGGTGCGCAAGCGTATTCCGCTCAAGGCCCGCGAGAACCTACCCCGGTTGGGCAAGGAACCGATCCGCGTGCTGGATTACAGCGATCAGATCGAGTCGGGTTTCGTGCGCATGTACCAATGTCTGATCGACCAACGCGAGGCGTTGCTCGGACCGAACTCACCGCTGGCCGCCTTCGCCGAAGACGAGGTGCGTGTGATCCTGCGACCCACCAATGTCTATACGCGCATGCTGGTCGAGGCGACACACCCGATTCTATTGCGCGACGCGCTGGACCGCGAGCGCTTCCTGGATCGGCTCTGGTTGGGCACGCTGAAGAACAAGACAATCTCGCACCTGGTCGCCCACGAGAAGCGTGATCTGGCCTGTAACGACGTACCGCTCTTCACCACGCGGCCGGGAAGCCGCGACCTATTCAGTGCGCCCGGAGTGCCGGTCTCTGACTTTCTCGAGTGCTGTCCGATGGATGCGGTGCGTGCGCGGATCGAAGCCATGGATGCCCGGGACATGGAGTGGCAGCGGCGGCTGATTCGGGGCTCATTGACTGCGCTCGGCATGGGTGAGGGTCATCTGAGCTGGGGTTCTTATGAGCCGGTTGCAGACCCACCGGCGACAACGCACGAGACCCTGGCGGCGGCGGCCCAGAGGATAGGGGATCGTCTGGTAGATCTGGCTTTCGTCGATGGCGACAAGGCGGATTGGATGTGCCTCAACATGGTGGGCGACCGCCATTGGAGCCTGCGTCCCGCGGACTGGGACTTCTACAATGGCCTGCCAGGCATAATCCTCTTCCTGGCCTATCTGGGCCAGATTGCCGGTGAAGTCAGTTACACGGATCTAGCGCATCGGGGGCTGGAGAGCTTACGGGACCGAATCCCTACCGAGGAGGTGGATGAGGTTCCCCTGCTGGGCCTTAGCGGTCTGGGTGGAGTGATTTACTGCTATTCCCATCTGGGGGCACTATGGCAGGACGCGGGGCTGTCAGCGGAGGCAAAAACCTTGGCGGAGGCCCTTCCCGAGCATCTGGATTCCTGTCCGGCCGACGATGTCATCGGTGGTGCCGCAGGCGCGATCATGGCCCTACTGGCACTGCACCGGCTCACGGAATCAGAGCGCTTGTTGGACATCGCTCGCCTCTGCGCCGATCACCTTCTAACCCAGGCTCGTCCTATGGAGCGGGGCCTGGGTTGGTGCGAGGAGGGCGGCCTGGCCCTGGGCGGCTTCTCCCACGGCAGCTCGGGCTATGCCCTGGTACTCCTAGCCCTGGCGGATGCTTGTGATCACGCCCCTTACGCAGAGGCCGCCCACGAGGCCTTGCGCTACGAGCGCACCCTGTTCTCGGAGTCCCGCGCCAACTGGTACGACCTACGCGAAAAGAAGAGCTTCCAGGAAGCGGTCGACAAGCAGAGCTTTATGACCGCCTGGTGCCACGGTGCGCCCGGCATCGGCTTGGCCCGGCTGGCGATGCTACCCTTTCTGGATACCCCAGAAACGCGCGCCGAACTCGCGGTCGCCCTGACAACGACTCGTCACCAGGGGTTCGGTGGAAACCACAGCCTTTGCCACGGTGACTTGGGCAACCTGGAGCTGCTCTTCGAGGCGGGCCGGGTGCTCGACGACGCGGAGCTACAGTCGCAGGTGGAGCACATCACAGCAGTGATTCTTGCAAGTTCTGAAGAGCACGGCTGGATGTGCGGTGTGCCCATGGGCGTGGAAACGCCCGGCTTCATGACCGGCCTCGCCGGCATCGGCTATCAACTCCTGCGCCTGACCCATCCCGACCAACTACCCTCGGTACTTTCCCTCGCGGCACCGCGCGTGCTGCAGGCCGTTGTTGCATGAATCTGACCACGCCGAGAAGACCGAGGTTGGTGCCGCCGACCATGCTCTGATGGCCTCAGAATTTGGCTGACCACCCCTCATCCCTCTGACGGGAGATCTACTAGGGCCTAAGCGAGTTCTACCGCACTGGCAAATGTGCTATTTTGCTGTCTACGGCTTATGCTGCATAGGAAGGCAAGATGAGTTTGATGAGGCTTGAGGCGTTATGCTGAAAGATGGCTCGACCACAAAAAATCAGACTGAGGAAAAGCTCATGTCAGACGAAGCTCAGAACCGCACAGAATCCTCGCCCCCCTCCACCGACGAGCTCACCGACGACGACCTGGACCAGGTCGCCGGTGGCTGGACCGGTGAAGGTGGGGGTGATGGCGGCGATGACGGCAGCACCACTGGCGGCTGAGAGAGTTTCCTTCTAAGGGCCAACCGCTACGGATGACGGCCGGGCACTCCGAGCGTCCAAGAGGATTCTTGTCTCCCTCGATTTTCTCTACGCGCCCGAGCACTGGCCATTGGCTGCGCCTGGTCCGGCTCCCCTCCCCCCTTGTTTCCAGCCCCTCCTGGGCTCGGATCGCCGACCTCACCGAGTTCCTGCCGCTGGAGTCCATGCTCGCCTTCGAGCTGCGTCTCTGGCCGGGACGAGGATCGCTCTTTCCCGGTGCCGTCGACCTCTCCTGCCGGCTGCTTCCATCTCGGCTCCCCGACTTCAACCCACCCACCATCGATCTGCCCCCAACGCTGGCCGAGCCGCCGCCTGTGAAGGTGCGAGAGCTCTGGCTGGCCTTCGACTCGCCGACCTCACCTTCCTACCGGCCCTCCGTTTACGCTCGCCTGAGCAAGAAATTCCCCTTCCGCGAGCAACTACCGAAGCTTCTCCAGCTCCTGGGCGCCGGCCCCAGCCTGGCTTCTGAAGGCCTGATCGGCGTTCTCGATCAGATCGCCAACGCCGGTGGGCACGTCGCCTTCCTCGGCTCCATGCATGCCCGACCCGCGAACCCTCTGCGGCTGGAGATCTTCGGCATCAGAGGCTCCGACCTCCAGGAGCTTCTGAGACAGCTGGAGACCCCTGGCGGAGCGCAGCTAGTTGAGGCCGAGGAAGAGCTGCTCGATGGGATCGAGAAGACCCATCTGGCCATCGACTGGACCCCCGAAGGCGTAGGAGAGCGCATCGGCGTGGAGCTGTCCTACGAACACATCCCGGGTCGGGAGCCGGGGTGGGAGCGGCTTTTCGACCGGTTGGAGGCCCGGGGGCTGTGCACCGCCGAGCAGCGGGAGGTGGCATTGGGGTGGACGGGGTCGGAGCGGCTCGAGGGGTACGAGCCCTTTACCCACCTGGCCCGGGCGGTCAGCCATGTCAAGCTGGTGCTGGATCCGCGGAGGCCAGCGGCGGCCAAGCTCTACCTGCTGGTGACACCTTGGCCCGAGGGCGCGGGGCTTGCCGCCAGCTCCCGCTGAAACTCTTCCGCCTTCGCCAAGAATTGGGGTAAGGACAGCTCTGCGAAGAGCGTGCGCGCCTCTTCTGCCGCCTGCTCGGCCTTCAGGCTCTGGCCCGTCCGGTGGAAGAGTTGGGCGAGCTCCA
Proteins encoded:
- a CDS encoding methylmalonyl-CoA mutase family protein, yielding MSSRPTTDEHPSYGGSGYEHWRRKVEKALGGADVHRALATRTLEGLTVEPLYTAENSHSGTLPGRQSLTGHWRTVQQLLGPSAEQVSQALEATAGRGLDGVWLRFDQAFRQGLDPVAAAKERCCDEVGWDGAAIHRLGDLEQALAGVDLANQRVYLEPGAGTLAAAAALRALAKRRGVAEEELSGCLGADALGTLAAEGRLPGSLGEAAGQLRELASWTSSTSSSPENPRLRAALVSTRPYHDAGASAVEELAYALATGTDYLRWLVDEGSLDIDRAAGQILFQLSVGSDLFLEIAKLRAARRLWTRVVEAAGGTVADGESETLRIELHAQTSWRELSLLDPQVNLVRGTTAGFAAAAGGADSLTILPYDAAAGGAPSARAERLALNTQLILREESYLDRVEDAAGGSWYLEQLTDDLARAAWALFQEVEAAGGMAECLRGGRVEARLEEAAGQRHKAVATRRKPLVGASEFATAEAPVAVPAGWSGARALVEELRRAPPPSKPPSSKAPSKTPAQSDTT
- a CDS encoding acyl-CoA dehydrogenase family protein translates to MTEVLEAAEPGIDFSFSEDQELIREQVRRFAEERIQPGERQRDVDHEFPEEIITELGELGMLGMMVPEEYGGAGLDPLTYCMAVEELARVSPSVSVTMSVTNSVCCWPLAQFATEEVKSTILEELASGECIGGFGLTEPGSGSDAGAMRTTARKDGDSWVLDGEKAWITNAGFARYFVVLAKTDPEAGKRGISAFVVPADAEGFSVGTPEEKLGLRSSRTAPIYLTGVRIPDHYLVGKLNKGMNVALATLDHSRLGIAAQSVGIHQRALELAVEYAKERVQFDVPIAKHQAIQFSIANIATELAAARTLTQYAASLPEGSSRAGRLASEAKVYASEAANRATAAALQIHGGNGFCEEYEIARLYRDVRVTTIYEGTSEMQRLVIARHLLRD
- a CDS encoding acyl-CoA dehydrogenase produces the protein MQIELTEEQQLLKDEVRRFAEEVVKPRAKEIDESGEFPKDFFHQAGEMGLTGVYVPEEWGGSGMDMVSYCLVIEEISRVCASSGVILSVNNSLVCDPVLRFGNDAQKEQFLKPMASGEKLGCFALTEPGAGSDAAALRTTAKKDGDDYILNGNKVFITNGTDADIALVFATVDPEKRHKGITAFLVPADTEGYSHGGHEFKLGVNASGTTELAFEDMRVPAAWRLGEEGEGFKVAMGTLDGGRVGIAAQAVGIAQGAFEEAVTYAKEREQFGHSLSDFQAIQFYLADMATELDAARLLTWKAAWAKTNQRRYTLEAAHAKLYAAEMAQRVTNKALQIHGGYGYTKDYNVERYFRDARITEIYEGTSEIHRMVISDWVLNKS
- a CDS encoding type 2 lanthipeptide synthetase LanM family protein, coding for MTAKPFHTPNYFLALNLEERTPLDRPPAVRDIDEARGEARLNKWRATRPFEDKEILAARLADDGLDEAGFRTLLGESAESLAARAGEMPSWMTRFAGAYAPDAGLPEPPDPDLDRFGATGGFFNLVRPLYAMGYHELQAGIDALARAHDDLPFNPKSIARTMSLFLPRPMLNAMTRTLIHEINVARLRQELSGETGEERFACFVASLERTDVRARLFAEYPVLARNLLRMVDYWKRACLEFLTHLSRDWADIQTTFFDGQSPGPLAELTMGEGDTHRGGRTVISLRFQSDDRLIYKPRSLAVERHFQKLLTWLNARSDLPDFRPLVVLDREDRGWVEFAEHKGCDTTEQLTRFYLRQGAYLALLYALEANDFHSENLIASGEHPVLVDLESLFQPRLLEDIPAEKRRGIGYFIAFSVLRIGMLPRQSKQEDYDGSGLGHTRQQLSPVPIVRWDNEGTDEMKVVRKRIPLKARENLPRLGKEPIRVLDYSDQIESGFVRMYQCLIDQREALLGPNSPLAAFAEDEVRVILRPTNVYTRMLVEATHPILLRDALDRERFLDRLWLGTLKNKTISHLVAHEKRDLACNDVPLFTTRPGSRDLFSAPGVPVSDFLECCPMDAVRARIEAMDARDMEWQRRLIRGSLTALGMGEGHLSWGSYEPVADPPATTHETLAAAAQRIGDRLVDLAFVDGDKADWMCLNMVGDRHWSLRPADWDFYNGLPGIILFLAYLGQIAGEVSYTDLAHRGLESLRDRIPTEEVDEVPLLGLSGLGGVIYCYSHLGALWQDAGLSAEAKTLAEALPEHLDSCPADDVIGGAAGAIMALLALHRLTESERLLDIARLCADHLLTQARPMERGLGWCEEGGLALGGFSHGSSGYALVLLALADACDHAPYAEAAHEALRYERTLFSESRANWYDLREKKSFQEAVDKQSFMTAWCHGAPGIGLARLAMLPFLDTPETRAELAVALTTTRHQGFGGNHSLCHGDLGNLELLFEAGRVLDDAELQSQVEHITAVILASSEEHGWMCGVPMGVETPGFMTGLAGIGYQLLRLTHPDQLPSVLSLAAPRVLQAVVA